TGGCATACACATGAAATGAGAAATTTGCATGTTTCTGAGCAAGTTCTTCAAACCGTGCTTTAAATGCGGCATCCTGATCTTTTTTAACCCAGTACCAGAGAGTAACCGGTGCAGATAGTTCACCTTTTTTGCTCAAGCTTTCCAGCATACTGAGCATTGGGGTAATACCACTCCCTGCTGCAAGCAAGATCAATGGACTCGTCTGCACAGGCAAGGTCATATCACCATAAGGCTGACCAAATTCGATCACATCACCTACTTGTGCCTGTTCTGCCAACCAGGTACTGACTTTACCGGCATTGACTTTTTTCACGGTCAATAAAACATGTTGCGCATCTACACGGGTCAAACTATAGCTACGTTCATAACGGATGCCGTTTACCACCACATAGACCGGATGATGCTGCCCTGCTTCACCAAACTTAAATAAGCGATTCACTTGAATTTTCAGACTCAGCATATCCTGTGCTGCATTTTCTATATGCACGATCTTGCCTAATGGCTGATTCAACGACCATACAGGATTGAGTTTCTGAATCCAGAAATTAATTGCATGCTGATCAACTACACTATCAGACAGTGCATTCAATGGCATTTTAAGTTTTTGCAGTACATGCATCGTTTGTGACATCACCTTGGGTTTTTAATTATTATACACATGTATATATATTTGTATATACAACCGTATTGTTTCTAATCATTTCACAAGCTTGACTGGCTCGGTTATAATAAAATGATTCATGCATGAACCTATCGATGAACGAGCCTTCAATGAAAATAAGCAGTGACGCATCTTTATTACAATCGAAAAGCATTGATGAGCCGATTATCGTACGGAGTGTCGGTCGCAAGGCCACCATTACCAAGGAAGAACTGTTTCAGGCTGCGTTGAATCTGATTGGGCCACAAAAAAGTATTTCCTCTTTAAGTCTACGTGAAGTCGCGCGTGAAGCCGGTATTGCACCGAACAGCTTCTATCGTCATTTTAAAGATATTGATGAACTGGCCATTGAGCTGATTGATCGTGCCGGAATTGTATTGCGTCAGATTTTGCATGAAGCACGTCTGCAAGCTTCTCGCCAGAACAGCATCATCCGCAGTTCTGTAGAAGTTTTTATTGCCCAGCTGGATGCCGATGAAGGTAATCTGAGCCTATTATTACGTGAAGGTTATACCGGTTCCAAATCTTATAAACAGGCGGTAGAACGTCAGTTGAATTATTTTCAGCAGGAACTTCAGGATGATTTGATTCGTCTGGAACGCTTAAACAATAAGAAGTTATTTCATCCCGATATTGCAGCCAAAGCGATTACCCAACTGGTCTTCAACATGGGTGCTAATGTGATTGATATGCCTGCCGAAGACCGCAAAGAAATTGCCGAACAGACCATGATCATGATCCGGATGATCCTTGAAGGTGCACGTCATCTGGAAGATTCTCAGCTGCGCTAATTTTCCGATTTGCATGAACTAGTATAAAAAGAGACGTAATCAAAGTCTCTTTTTATGATGATTACAAAAGTGCGAGTTGAGCTTTGACTGCCTTTGCAGTGGCTTCCGGATACTCAAGCGGGAACATATGCCCGCCCTCGACCACAGAATAATTAATCCGATAAATCTTGTGCATCCCTTGTGGCAAACCCTGCTGATAAAACTGGCTTTGCTCTGCAGTCATCAGATGCATCGGCACTTCAGGCGGTCGGCGTGGTGTTCTCCACCACCAGGCTGGCACAGTCCGGAAGATTTCCGCTTCTATCTGTTTTGGAATAGTTAACGTCACCCCACCACGTTCAGGTTCTGGCTGAATGCTGCTCTCGATATAATCAGCAAAACACTGCTCATCGAAATTTTTAAATAAGCGGTTAAACCGGAGTGCTTCAATTGCGACCTGTTTCGATGGCCAATAATCTTTGCGTTTTAGCGTAATTCCTGCGGGTGTATAACGATCGACACTTTTTAGATTCAGCTTTTTGATCAGTTCAAACATGGCACTGTTTTTTCCAATCACAAATGGTGGATCCATAATGATCAGCTTGGAAAACAGTTCGGGACGTCGATACGCCGCCATCAGGGTCACCAGACCGCCGAAGGAATGCCCTAAACCAATCACCTGTTGATGAGGAAATTGCTGCTCGATATCTGCAATAACTTCATCGACCAGATAGCGCCAGTCTCGCGTAATTGGATATTGCGGATTCATGCCGATAAATGGAATCGCTTTGACCTCATAGTCTTGCTGAAAACAGTCCAGAAACTTCTGATAAGTTGCCGAAGGGATACCATTGGCATGGGTAAAATGTAGGGCTTGCTTCATTATTTTTTAAACGCAGTGCGTATTCATCCTGAAATCATCAAATGAGCTTACTGATCTATTCTTTCATTCGGCAGTGCAAAAATGCTCAAAGCATGACCTCAAAGTCATTTCTCTGTACTTCTTCAGAATTTAAGGTTTATTTCTGCGATAAAGTTAAATGTTGCATCGGTAGAAAAGTCGCGCCGCAACTGGCCTTATCCCCCGCGATGACCACTGCCCGTCCTTTGACAGTAATAGACAAATTGCTGGAAATTGCGGTAACCATGGTCTGGCATTTGGGACAATAATGCTTCATGCCATTTAAATGTACGGCAATACCATTGATCAAAAAAGAGGGTTCACATTTAGTCACCATGCCGCCATGACTGGTCTTTGTGCCAAGGGTAATCAATGCTTTTGACATGCTTTGTCATTCTTATTATTCAGTAAGCTGATTTTAAACAGGAGAAAAATGACAGACCAGCATTCTCCGACAAAAAATAATAAACCCGGATTTTTCCCATAAAAAAAGCAGCCCGAAAGCCATTGCTGTCCCACAATTTTTCACAAGAGGAAGCTCATTTGAGCTTCCTCTTGTTTTATGGGTATTTTATCGGGTGAAAATAAAGCTTTTAAAGTTCTTCTTTCAAACAAATTCACTTGAATTATTCTGAGTAAACGTTGAACTGTCCAACCTGTTTTCCCTAAATGTTGAGCGAAACTCACCAATAAATAGGCGATCATCGCAATCCAGATTTGTGTCTGAATTGCGTTCCTGCTGCGGCCTAGAAACGCTTTTAATTTGAGATTCTGCTTAATCGCCTTAAAGAACAGCTCAACTTTCCAACGATCTTTATAAATCGCCGCAATGGTGGAGGCGGCTAAATGAAAGTTATTGCTGAGAAAGCTAAAGTGCTTGCCACTTTGCTGATCTCTATATTCAATTCTTCTTAACACTGGGGCTTTTCTTTTTAGGGCATGTGCGCTATTCAGCTGAATGGTTTCATCTTTTAGAATACCTTTGGATTCAAGCACTGGATGTTGCCGGATCACCTGATACACAGATTTAGGCCTAAAACGTGTGACAAATCCAATGTTTTGAGCAGTCAGATTTGCATACCATTGGTAATCGACATAGCCTTTATCAAAAACTACAATGCTGCCAGCAGGAAACTGGAATTTGCGGCCTTGTACCATGTCATTTTCTTTGCCATTTTCAACTGCAACAAACTCAGGAATATCATTGCTGTGATTCAATCCTATGCTGAGTTTCATGCTGGCTTTTGAGTCATGAACTTTGGCCCATTCACATAAGGAAAGCGACAGGTCAATATGACTGGCATCCAAGGAATACAAGGGATTCTTAAAGCGAAATTTATGAGCTACTTTCGAGTGTTCATAGTATTTAAGCAACTTGTAAAATAGCTGTTGATACAAGGCAGCAGGCTGCTGCTCATTGATTCGTGCCAGCGTGCTTCGGGGAATAGACTTTGCTCCGAGATGACTTAGCTTTTCCTGTTGGCACTCCAAATTGGATTGAATATCTCTCAGACTTTGCCTACAAGAGAATTGAGACATCAATATGGCAATAAACTGATCCCACCGGG
The nucleotide sequence above comes from Acinetobacter lwoffii. Encoded proteins:
- a CDS encoding PAAR domain-containing protein, encoding MSKALITLGTKTSHGGMVTKCEPSFLINGIAVHLNGMKHYCPKCQTMVTAISSNLSITVKGRAVVIAGDKASCGATFLPMQHLTLSQK
- a CDS encoding IS4-like element ISAbe18 family transposase; the encoded protein is MSHQNTVFHELIKPVVRQDFEQLAKVHHVGQKFRAASRWDQFIAILMSQFSCRQSLRDIQSNLECQQEKLSHLGAKSIPRSTLARINEQQPAALYQQLFYKLLKYYEHSKVAHKFRFKNPLYSLDASHIDLSLSLCEWAKVHDSKASMKLSIGLNHSNDIPEFVAVENGKENDMVQGRKFQFPAGSIVVFDKGYVDYQWYANLTAQNIGFVTRFRPKSVYQVIRQHPVLESKGILKDETIQLNSAHALKRKAPVLRRIEYRDQQSGKHFSFLSNNFHLAASTIAAIYKDRWKVELFFKAIKQNLKLKAFLGRSRNAIQTQIWIAMIAYLLVSFAQHLGKTGWTVQRLLRIIQVNLFERRTLKALFSPDKIPIKQEEAQMSFLL
- a CDS encoding alpha/beta fold hydrolase, with the protein product MKQALHFTHANGIPSATYQKFLDCFQQDYEVKAIPFIGMNPQYPITRDWRYLVDEVIADIEQQFPHQQVIGLGHSFGGLVTLMAAYRRPELFSKLIIMDPPFVIGKNSAMFELIKKLNLKSVDRYTPAGITLKRKDYWPSKQVAIEALRFNRLFKNFDEQCFADYIESSIQPEPERGGVTLTIPKQIEAEIFRTVPAWWWRTPRRPPEVPMHLMTAEQSQFYQQGLPQGMHKIYRINYSVVEGGHMFPLEYPEATAKAVKAQLALL
- the fabR gene encoding HTH-type transcriptional repressor FabR, which translates into the protein MKISSDASLLQSKSIDEPIIVRSVGRKATITKEELFQAALNLIGPQKSISSLSLREVAREAGIAPNSFYRHFKDIDELAIELIDRAGIVLRQILHEARLQASRQNSIIRSSVEVFIAQLDADEGNLSLLLREGYTGSKSYKQAVERQLNYFQQELQDDLIRLERLNNKKLFHPDIAAKAITQLVFNMGANVIDMPAEDRKEIAEQTMIMIRMILEGARHLEDSQLR
- a CDS encoding flavin reductase family protein — its product is MHVLQKLKMPLNALSDSVVDQHAINFWIQKLNPVWSLNQPLGKIVHIENAAQDMLSLKIQVNRLFKFGEAGQHHPVYVVVNGIRYERSYSLTRVDAQHVLLTVKKVNAGKVSTWLAEQAQVGDVIEFGQPYGDMTLPVQTSPLILLAAGSGITPMLSMLESLSKKGELSAPVTLWYWVKKDQDAAFKARFEELAQKHANFSFHVYATQEQPAAARLDETYLTDLQNLENSIVYCCGPSGFVSKAEQLFAQAKQFKGEAFSMSLADQSDTGFINVTLTQSKKIVSIPKGQSILVSLEQQNIKPTHGCRMGICNKCACNKVEGSTKNLVNGAQNTEPGNLLKICINSAQTDLVIDL